From the Shewanella amazonensis SB2B genome, one window contains:
- the tusB gene encoding sulfurtransferase complex subunit TusB yields MILHHIQSSSAQSAGLRLALRYAGKQDALIISGNATGSLLHASWQAKLAGKTVYFLDEDVHARGLTAMITARYPDAKLVDYHDWVKLSLTFDKVITW; encoded by the coding sequence ATGATTTTGCATCATATTCAAAGCTCATCTGCGCAAAGCGCCGGTCTTCGCCTCGCCCTTCGCTATGCGGGTAAGCAGGATGCGCTGATAATCAGTGGCAATGCCACAGGCTCCCTGCTTCATGCCAGTTGGCAGGCAAAACTTGCCGGCAAAACTGTGTATTTTTTAGATGAAGATGTCCATGCCCGGGGGCTGACAGCCATGATTACAGCACGTTACCCTGATGCGAAGTTGGTTGATTACCACGACTGGGTAAAACTCTCTTTAACGTTTGACAAGGTGATTACGTGGTAG
- a CDS encoding Bax inhibitor-1/YccA family protein, whose translation MSQEILVSKQSTLEVNKLIKNTYMLLSMTLAFSALCAWIATAMGISPLMSLGFAIGGFILLFVTLRKADTAAGLFWVFAFTGMEGASLGFILNHYAGMANGPELIMQAFGLTSAIFIGLSMYALTTKKDFSFMGGFLFAGLIVIVIGGLINLFVGNSTAYMLLSWATALVFTGLILFDTSRIVNGGETNYIRATVSLYLDFLNLFLAILRILGMNNDD comes from the coding sequence ATGTCACAGGAAATTCTGGTTTCCAAGCAGTCGACACTGGAAGTCAACAAGCTCATCAAAAACACCTATATGTTGCTTTCCATGACACTGGCATTTTCAGCGCTGTGCGCCTGGATTGCCACGGCGATGGGCATTTCGCCTTTGATGTCTCTGGGTTTTGCCATCGGCGGATTCATTCTGCTGTTTGTCACCCTGCGTAAAGCCGACACCGCAGCAGGTCTGTTTTGGGTATTTGCCTTTACTGGTATGGAAGGCGCTTCACTCGGTTTTATCCTGAACCACTATGCGGGCATGGCCAATGGCCCTGAACTTATCATGCAAGCATTCGGCCTCACGTCAGCCATTTTTATCGGCTTGTCCATGTATGCCCTCACCACTAAAAAAGACTTCTCTTTTATGGGTGGCTTTTTGTTCGCCGGTTTAATTGTGATTGTGATTGGTGGCCTGATTAATTTGTTCGTTGGCAACAGCACCGCGTACATGCTGCTGTCCTGGGCAACCGCTTTGGTGTTTACCGGTCTTATTCTGTTTGATACCAGTCGCATCGTAAACGGCGGCGAAACCAACTATATTCGCGCCACTGTGTCGCTGTATCTGGACTTCCTCAATTTGTTCCTCGCTATTTTGCGCATTCTTGGCATGAACAACGACGATTAA
- the tusD gene encoding sulfurtransferase complex subunit TusD — translation MSTFILQVSGKAYGSAAPVHALRFAKAAIDEGHHILQVFFYQDGVFNASSLGSPASDEFNVYQAWQKLAKLHNVELVNCVSAALRRGMVAKEEAETQGLSHWNVDEHFTNGGLGELVSGIAKADRLICF, via the coding sequence ATGAGCACATTTATTCTTCAGGTATCAGGTAAAGCCTATGGTAGCGCAGCGCCCGTGCACGCGCTCAGGTTTGCCAAGGCCGCAATCGACGAAGGCCACCACATTCTTCAGGTATTTTTTTATCAGGATGGCGTGTTTAACGCATCGAGCCTCGGTTCGCCAGCATCCGATGAGTTCAACGTGTATCAGGCTTGGCAAAAACTGGCCAAACTACACAATGTTGAACTGGTCAATTGCGTGTCTGCGGCCTTAAGACGAGGCATGGTGGCGAAAGAAGAAGCTGAAACCCAAGGGCTCAGTCATTGGAATGTGGATGAACATTTCACTAACGGCGGCCTGGGCGAGTTGGTAAGTGGCATCGCCAAAGCCGACCGGCTCATCTGTTTCTAA
- the tusC gene encoding sulfurtransferase complex subunit TusC produces the protein MKKLCVVFSTSPHSNAAGREALDFAMLAASYDLETSLLFTDEGVLHLISNQEPESIGCRDYIATFGALEFYDIENLYVCEESLKEFAIAPSALPLDVQVLTNSDIREHFGSVDEVVVY, from the coding sequence GTGAAAAAACTCTGTGTTGTGTTTTCAACGTCGCCCCACAGCAATGCTGCTGGCCGGGAGGCACTGGATTTTGCCATGCTGGCAGCTAGTTATGATTTAGAAACCAGTTTACTGTTCACCGATGAAGGCGTACTGCACCTGATCTCTAATCAAGAGCCGGAATCCATCGGTTGCCGCGACTACATAGCCACCTTTGGTGCGCTGGAGTTTTACGATATCGAAAACCTTTACGTGTGTGAGGAAAGCCTGAAGGAATTCGCGATAGCGCCAAGCGCTCTGCCCCTGGATGTTCAAGTGCTGACAAACAGTGATATCCGTGAACATTTCGGCTCGGTCGATGAAGTGGTGGTGTACTGA
- the punR gene encoding DNA-binding transcriptional activator PunR gives MLSEQSLELVDIVAQVGSFTAAAAKLHKVPSAVSYAIKQIEDELGVVLFNRHHRSVSLTVAGEHFVREARAMLSQMDELKRGTQRIANGWQPTLSIALDNIVRADKISVLIADFYRHFQDVELIIRIEVFNGVWEALATGRSHIAIGATTAIPVGGVFQYRDMGVIDWAFLVSKNHPLASIEAPLSDDMLRPFPSICLEDTSREIPKRTTWLLDNQRRLVVPDWIRAINCFTNGLGIGYMPRHLAAPFIQAGLLMEKTLEQPKAPSPCCLAWNGDAPSPALSWVLDYLGDSEKLHREWLA, from the coding sequence ATGCTGTCGGAACAATCGCTGGAGTTGGTCGATATCGTTGCTCAGGTCGGTAGTTTTACCGCTGCAGCGGCAAAGTTGCACAAGGTGCCTTCCGCGGTCAGCTATGCAATCAAGCAAATCGAAGACGAATTGGGTGTGGTACTGTTTAACCGCCATCACCGTAGCGTGAGTCTGACGGTAGCCGGTGAGCACTTCGTCCGTGAAGCCCGCGCCATGCTATCGCAAATGGATGAACTCAAGCGCGGAACACAGCGTATTGCCAATGGCTGGCAACCAACCCTGTCCATCGCGCTGGACAACATTGTCCGAGCAGACAAGATAAGCGTGTTAATCGCTGATTTTTACAGGCATTTTCAGGATGTCGAGTTAATCATACGCATCGAAGTATTCAACGGTGTATGGGAAGCACTTGCTACAGGACGCAGCCACATTGCCATTGGCGCTACAACGGCCATTCCCGTTGGTGGCGTATTCCAATACCGGGACATGGGGGTTATCGACTGGGCGTTTTTGGTGTCTAAAAATCACCCTCTTGCGTCCATAGAGGCACCGTTAAGCGATGATATGCTAAGGCCATTCCCCTCCATTTGTCTTGAAGATACATCGCGGGAAATTCCCAAACGTACGACCTGGCTTTTGGACAATCAACGTCGGCTGGTTGTGCCGGACTGGATCCGTGCCATTAACTGTTTCACCAACGGCTTGGGAATAGGTTACATGCCAAGACACCTTGCGGCGCCCTTTATTCAGGCCGGATTGTTGATGGAAAAAACACTTGAGCAGCCAAAGGCGCCCAGTCCTTGCTGTCTGGCGTGGAACGGTGATGCGCCCTCGCCTGCACTCAGTTGGGTGCTTGATTACCTCGGCGACAGTGAAAAGCTGCACCGCGAATGGCTGGCATAA